From the genome of Haematobia irritans isolate KBUSLIRL unplaced genomic scaffold, ASM5000362v1 scaffold_6, whole genome shotgun sequence, one region includes:
- the LOC142242602 gene encoding histone H2A: MSGRGKGGKVKGKAKSRSNRAGLQFPVGRIHRLLRKGNYAERVGAGAPVYLAAVMEYLAAEVLELAGNAARDNKKTRIIPRHLQLAIRNDEELNKLLSGVTIAQGGVLPNIQAVLLPKKTEKKA; the protein is encoded by the coding sequence atgtctggacgcggtaaaggtggcaaagttaagggaaaggcaaagtctcgttccaatcgtgctgggcttcaattccccgtcggtcgtattcatcgtcttttgcgcaaaggcaactatgctgagcgtgttggtgctggagctccagtttacttggctgctgtgatggaatacttggccgctgaagttcttgaattggctggtaacgctgctcgtgacaacaaaaagacaagaattatccctcgtcacttgcaattggctatccgtaatgacgaagaattgaacaaattgttgtccggtgtcaccattgctcaaggtggtgtattgccaaacatccaagctgttctcttgcccaagaagaccgaaaagaaggcttaa
- the LOC142242618 gene encoding histone H3 yields MARTKQTARKSTGGKAPRKQLATKAARKSAPATGGVKKPHRFRPGTVALREIRRYQKSTELLIRKLPFQRLVREIAQDFKTDLRFQSSAVMALQEASEAYLVGLFEDTNLCAIHAKRVTIMPKDIQLARRIRGERA; encoded by the coding sequence ATGGCTCGTACTAAGCAAACTGCCCGTAAATCTACCGGTGGCAAAGCCCCTCGTAAGCAATTGGCTACTAAAGCTGCTCGTAAGAGTGCCCCAGCCACCGGCGGTGTCAAGAAGCCCCATCGTTTCCGCCCTGGTACCGTTGCTTTGCGTGAAATCCGTCGTTACCAAAAGAGCACAGAATTGTTGATCCGCAAATTGCCTTTCCAACGTTTGGTTCGTGAAATTGCCCAAGATTTCAAAACTGACTTGCGTTTCCAGAGTTCTGCTGTCATGGCCTTGCAAGAAGCTAGCGAAGCCTACTTGGTTGGTCTATTCGAAGATACCAACTTGTGCGCTATCCATGCTAAGCGTGTCACCATCATGCCTAAGGATATCCAATTGGCCAGACGTATTCGTGGAGAACgtgcttaa